A stretch of the Vibrio aphrogenes genome encodes the following:
- a CDS encoding AAA family ATPase yields MHSDAFAQLQQYLNSQVIGQNELVKQLLVALLADGHILVEGPPGLAKTRAVKVLADCIEGDFHRVQFTPDLLPADLTGTDIFRPETGEFTFQAGPIFNSLILADEINRAPAKVQAAMLEAMAEKQITVGRQSYPLPELFLVMATQNPIEQEGTYPLPEAQLDRFLLHLEVDYPDAHSELDILRLNRGEAQGQHASQPITLSQQTIFDARQAALSIHMADNVEQYIIRLIMATRQPSQYNALLGEWLQMGVSPRATIALDRCARAHAWLAGRDFVSPEDVQAMAFPVLRHRLLLSYPAQAEGITANRVIAELLAQVGSA; encoded by the coding sequence ATGCATTCGGACGCTTTTGCGCAACTTCAGCAATACTTAAATTCTCAAGTAATTGGCCAAAATGAATTAGTAAAACAACTCTTAGTCGCCCTTCTTGCTGATGGTCATATTTTAGTAGAAGGTCCTCCGGGCTTAGCCAAAACCCGCGCCGTCAAAGTATTAGCGGACTGTATTGAAGGGGATTTTCATCGCGTACAATTTACTCCCGACCTGCTTCCTGCCGATTTAACGGGCACGGATATTTTCCGCCCAGAGACAGGTGAATTTACCTTTCAGGCGGGACCGATTTTTAACTCATTGATTTTAGCCGATGAAATCAACCGAGCTCCGGCTAAAGTGCAAGCGGCCATGCTCGAAGCGATGGCGGAAAAGCAAATTACCGTTGGCCGACAATCTTACCCATTACCAGAGTTATTCTTGGTCATGGCCACTCAAAACCCGATTGAACAAGAAGGGACCTACCCTCTTCCTGAAGCACAATTAGACCGATTCTTATTGCACCTTGAAGTCGATTATCCTGACGCTCACAGTGAATTAGATATTTTGCGCCTAAACCGTGGTGAAGCCCAAGGCCAACATGCCTCTCAACCAATCACATTGTCGCAACAGACTATTTTTGATGCCCGACAAGCGGCTTTGTCTATTCACATGGCCGATAATGTTGAGCAATACATCATTCGTTTGATCATGGCAACGCGCCAGCCTTCACAATACAACGCTCTGCTTGGTGAATGGCTACAAATGGGAGTCAGCCCTCGCGCAACCATTGCTTTAGATCGCTGTGCGCGTGCGCATGCTTGGCTGGCTGGTCGTGATTTTGTGAGCCCTGAAGATGTTCAAGCCATGGCATTTCCGGTATTACGCCATCGATTATTATTAAGCTATCCAGCACAAGCCGAAGGCATCACCGCCAATCGTGTAATTGCTGAGTTATTAGCACAGGTTGGCAGTGCATGA
- a CDS encoding chromosome partitioning protein ParA: protein MSQDIEKELEAMSAEMTEAPETPLPSLEEQKAIVAKLKKLEQEGKLTPEVLEEHFGKFNDDEARPVH from the coding sequence ATGAGTCAAGATATCGAAAAAGAACTGGAAGCCATGTCAGCCGAAATGACAGAAGCTCCAGAAACGCCATTACCGAGCCTTGAAGAGCAAAAAGCTATCGTTGCTAAGCTAAAAAAACTAGAACAAGAAGGAAAACTTACCCCTGAGGTTTTAGAAGAGCACTTTGGCAAATTTAATGACGATGAAGCTCGCCCAGTACATTAA
- a CDS encoding DUF3820 family protein, whose amino-acid sequence MLEKENLIKLARTPMPFGKYAGRMLIDLPEEYLLWFQNKAEFPKGELGDLLKLCLALKIEGLDSLVKPLKR is encoded by the coding sequence ATGTTAGAAAAAGAAAATTTAATCAAATTAGCCAGAACGCCGATGCCTTTTGGGAAGTATGCAGGGCGAATGTTAATCGATTTGCCGGAAGAGTATTTGTTGTGGTTTCAAAATAAAGCTGAGTTTCCCAAAGGGGAGCTGGGGGATTTATTGAAACTGTGTTTGGCGCTAAAAATTGAAGGATTAGACAGCTTGGTGAAACCATTAAAACGTTGA
- a CDS encoding phosphoribosylaminoimidazolesuccinocarboxamide synthase produces the protein MSIANQVLAVNDDLPIRTDKPVHSGKVRSVYWLTAEDSRRLIQQKGYDVAEDAPLAIMVISDRISAFDCIWHGEGGLQGVPGKGAALNAISNHWFQLFKDNHLADSHILDIPHPFIWIVQKARPVMIEAICRQYITGSMWRAYEKGEREFCGIALPEGLEKDKALPELLMTPSTKGILKGIPNVPEADDVNVSRQDIEANFAAFNFSKAADIAHYEKLLKEGFKVISEALDKVDQIFVDTKFEFGYVNDAAGNEKLIYMDEVGTPDSSRIWDKSEYQQGRIVENSKEGFRQFLLNYFPDPDILLNKNLMDERFALAKNNALPQQEIMKISETYLGIAEKITGKKIELSANPKQEIIDILRQDYDLIV, from the coding sequence ATGAGCATTGCAAATCAAGTTCTTGCCGTGAATGATGATCTTCCCATCCGTACTGATAAACCCGTTCATAGCGGTAAAGTACGTTCTGTATATTGGTTAACCGCAGAAGACAGCCGTCGACTGATCCAACAAAAAGGCTACGATGTTGCAGAAGATGCGCCTCTCGCCATCATGGTGATCAGTGACCGCATTTCGGCCTTTGATTGTATCTGGCATGGCGAAGGTGGATTACAAGGCGTACCAGGTAAAGGCGCGGCACTCAATGCTATTTCAAACCACTGGTTTCAACTCTTTAAAGACAATCACCTTGCCGATAGCCACATCCTTGATATCCCTCATCCATTTATTTGGATCGTACAAAAAGCTCGCCCAGTCATGATTGAAGCGATTTGCCGTCAATACATCACTGGCTCAATGTGGCGAGCTTATGAAAAAGGCGAGCGCGAATTTTGTGGCATTGCTTTACCTGAAGGTTTAGAAAAAGATAAAGCTTTACCTGAGTTACTGATGACCCCCTCCACCAAAGGAATTTTAAAAGGGATTCCTAATGTCCCAGAAGCCGATGATGTCAATGTCTCTCGTCAGGATATTGAAGCCAATTTTGCGGCGTTTAATTTTTCTAAAGCCGCCGATATTGCTCATTATGAAAAGCTTTTAAAAGAAGGCTTTAAAGTGATCAGCGAAGCGCTTGATAAGGTTGATCAAATCTTCGTAGACACCAAGTTTGAGTTTGGTTATGTCAACGATGCCGCCGGCAATGAAAAACTCATCTACATGGATGAAGTAGGAACGCCAGACTCTTCACGTATTTGGGATAAGAGCGAATATCAACAAGGCCGTATAGTTGAAAACTCAAAAGAAGGCTTCCGTCAATTCTTGCTCAACTACTTCCCAGACCCGGATATTCTGCTCAACAAAAACCTCATGGATGAACGTTTTGCCTTAGCCAAAAATAACGCCTTACCACAACAAGAGATTATGAAAATATCAGAAACTTACTTAGGTATTGCTGAAAAGATTACTGGTAAAAAAATCGAATTAAGTGCTAATCCTAAGCAAGAAATTATTGATATTTTACGCCAAGATTACGACTTAATTGTCTAA